The proteins below come from a single Pirellulales bacterium genomic window:
- a CDS encoding PEP-CTERM sorting domain-containing protein (PEP-CTERM proteins occur, often in large numbers, in the proteomes of bacteria that also encode an exosortase, a predicted intramembrane cysteine proteinase. The presence of a PEP-CTERM domain at a protein's C-terminus predicts cleavage within the sorting domain, followed by covalent anchoring to some some component of the (usually Gram-negative) cell surface. Many PEP-CTERM proteins exhibit an unusual sequence composition that includes large numbers of potential glycosylation sites. Expression of one such protein has been shown restore the ability of a bacterium to form floc, a type of biofilm.), giving the protein LSGWILTEATAITPDGRTIVGKGTNPFGKTEAWIATIPEPSSWLLLTAALLILGGRRLSRAWPAHK; this is encoded by the coding sequence GGCTAAGCGGATGGATCCTGACCGAGGCCACGGCGATTACGCCCGATGGGCGGACCATCGTGGGCAAGGGGACGAACCCGTTCGGCAAAACCGAGGCCTGGATCGCCACGATTCCCGAACCGTCGAGTTGGCTGCTGCTGACCGCCGCCCTGCTAATACTCGGTGGTCGCAGGCTTTCGCGCGCCTGGCCTGCTCACAAGTGA